The following coding sequences lie in one Fimbriimonadaceae bacterium genomic window:
- a CDS encoding metallophosphoesterase: MSIVRVSNQKLSLWQSAVAEVARKDLAETTNSEPCPLDVFEHPMVKATNDFVTARHEKTERLFTAQDLSDPHTLNTHLSQLCFEIGDAKAEGREEDEKAFSASYWPFSDKDPKFLECAAVYAKYYALHLGKFLYNDWQKEGGGNINYGVVKWQIPNDAKVGIIGDWGTGMADATALVKDMMVNHKPAAIIHVGDIYYSGTPTECMTNFADVFTKVFDEVLGKGKRIPVFTIPGNHDYYALGYGFYPMLAGLNAGMPTAMQPASYFCLRTADNGWQFLAMDTGYEDSNPKNQVDPYYAGPWLQDSEIAWHRDKLDNFGGATILLSHHQVFSANTAINGMYSSESEFPFLNPFLIDVFQPYFKKNVAAWLWGHEHNFVLFKNGIFGLEKGRLVGASAFEEAFDQSPYKVNYPNVPYLDPTKYQLKPNQYGYYSHSYGVIDFAGRKTPTDAVSVSYYEFPSWYDKPPTNPQGTLIYTETYAMPKPAPQPAVTYGVPIQLSVEGGLQYIGPLSSGAQYYPTIGSKPVTLKIVGASGQSGQLTDGSQICIQTTESAAGGYNTLGAWATPALYYYTPGYSKQQWTIHKQDKSADNVIRFGDAVYITNNVYSGQWICPRKDNYLTTTTSGIPTLFVIQKPTVSGAVVEMGAEEAVGTPG, encoded by the coding sequence GTGAGTATCGTACGTGTCAGTAATCAAAAACTATCGCTATGGCAGTCAGCCGTGGCAGAAGTCGCTCGCAAAGACCTTGCTGAGACGACCAATTCCGAACCTTGCCCACTGGATGTCTTTGAACATCCCATGGTCAAAGCGACCAACGACTTTGTTACCGCGCGGCATGAAAAGACCGAGCGTTTGTTTACCGCTCAGGACCTGAGCGACCCACACACTTTAAACACCCATCTGTCCCAACTCTGCTTTGAGATTGGCGATGCTAAGGCAGAGGGTCGAGAAGAAGACGAAAAGGCTTTCAGCGCATCCTATTGGCCTTTCAGCGACAAAGACCCTAAGTTCTTAGAGTGCGCGGCTGTTTACGCAAAGTATTACGCTTTGCATCTCGGCAAATTCCTCTATAACGACTGGCAAAAAGAGGGCGGTGGCAACATCAACTACGGTGTCGTCAAGTGGCAAATCCCGAACGACGCTAAGGTCGGAATCATTGGCGACTGGGGAACCGGTATGGCCGATGCGACTGCGCTTGTGAAGGACATGATGGTCAACCACAAGCCAGCGGCCATCATCCATGTGGGTGACATTTACTATTCGGGCACGCCCACAGAGTGCATGACCAACTTTGCGGATGTGTTTACGAAAGTCTTTGACGAAGTGTTAGGGAAAGGGAAGCGTATTCCTGTTTTCACCATTCCTGGAAACCACGACTATTACGCCCTTGGTTATGGGTTCTATCCCATGCTTGCCGGGCTCAATGCAGGCATGCCCACGGCGATGCAGCCAGCGAGCTATTTCTGTCTGCGAACGGCAGATAACGGTTGGCAGTTCCTTGCTATGGACACGGGCTATGAAGATTCAAACCCGAAGAACCAGGTTGACCCCTACTATGCTGGGCCCTGGCTGCAAGACAGCGAGATCGCTTGGCATCGGGACAAACTTGACAACTTCGGGGGTGCAACGATCCTATTATCGCACCATCAAGTGTTCTCGGCTAACACAGCGATCAACGGAATGTACTCATCGGAATCGGAGTTTCCATTCTTAAATCCCTTCCTCATTGATGTGTTTCAACCGTACTTCAAAAAGAATGTAGCGGCTTGGCTTTGGGGGCACGAGCATAACTTTGTGCTCTTCAAAAACGGCATCTTCGGACTGGAGAAGGGAAGACTGGTTGGAGCAAGTGCATTTGAAGAGGCGTTCGATCAGTCTCCGTATAAGGTCAACTATCCGAACGTTCCATACCTTGATCCCACCAAGTATCAGCTCAAACCGAACCAATACGGCTACTATTCGCACAGCTACGGAGTCATTGACTTTGCTGGACGAAAGACTCCGACCGATGCGGTGTCGGTGTCATATTACGAGTTCCCGTCCTGGTATGACAAGCCCCCGACCAATCCGCAAGGAACGCTGATCTACACCGAGACTTACGCGATGCCGAAGCCTGCACCACAGCCTGCGGTGACGTACGGCGTGCCGATTCAGCTCAGTGTTGAGGGTGGCTTGCAGTACATTGGCCCGCTGTCTAGCGGAGCTCAATACTATCCCACCATTGGTTCCAAGCCAGTAACTCTGAAGATCGTCGGGGCAAGCGGACAGTCGGGGCAGCTCACCGATGGTTCTCAGATATGCATTCAGACCACGGAGAGTGCGGCAGGCGGCTACAACACACTCGGGGCATGGGCAACGCCTGCACTCTATTACTACACTCCTGGCTATAGCAAACAGCAGTGGACGATCCACAAGCAAGACAAGTCGGCAGATAACGTCATTCGATTTGGCGATGCCGTCTATATCACAAACAACGTTTACTCGGGACAGTGGATCTGCCCAAGGAAAGACAACTATCTGACAACGACCACCTCGGGCATACCGACACTTTTCGTGATTCAGAAGCCTACCGTCAGTGGTGCGGTTGTTGAGATGGGCGCAGAAGAAGCCGTGGGAACACCCGGTTAG
- a CDS encoding AraC family transcriptional regulator: MHGRIVQRMIEAVTHYQSGPLNIPDLALTAGLSRWHMARVFRAQTGEAPSDFLRRIHLERAAHRLLNSFICIAEIGKEASYKNSPSFTRGFIKAFGMTPSAFRASSLSDWRLPSAAEIHWQPHPEFAAYSPVDLQKDGADVEILGADAFSFGAHRVHGSYHKAHLRWKELFANELKDRVLPHGTRFLTLYNDSPENVPADELRIDLCVVRPDGRIEPGLKPRVMPAGSYVRTKELLCAKPASMAWCPMLRHWVPKSGSRPKNVPSFEESFVCPAASEQFPMRLYVGLEIDLGSQ; encoded by the coding sequence ATGCACGGCAGGATCGTACAGCGCATGATCGAAGCCGTGACTCACTATCAGTCCGGGCCACTTAATATTCCTGATCTCGCCCTGACCGCAGGCCTATCGCGTTGGCATATGGCCCGAGTCTTCCGCGCTCAAACTGGCGAGGCGCCCTCCGACTTTCTACGTCGTATCCACCTTGAACGCGCGGCTCACCGACTTCTAAACTCCTTCATCTGCATAGCCGAGATTGGCAAGGAGGCAAGCTACAAAAACAGCCCCAGCTTCACGAGGGGTTTTATCAAGGCTTTTGGAATGACTCCCTCTGCATTTCGTGCTTCAAGCCTGTCAGATTGGAGGCTGCCTTCAGCTGCCGAAATCCATTGGCAACCGCATCCCGAGTTTGCCGCTTACAGCCCGGTTGATCTTCAAAAGGATGGAGCGGATGTGGAGATCCTTGGCGCTGATGCCTTCTCCTTTGGCGCACATAGAGTCCATGGAAGCTATCACAAGGCCCATCTGCGATGGAAAGAGCTGTTCGCAAATGAGCTGAAGGACAGAGTCTTGCCTCACGGTACAAGATTCCTAACCCTCTACAATGACTCTCCAGAGAATGTGCCCGCCGACGAGCTCCGAATAGATTTGTGCGTCGTGCGCCCAGATGGAAGGATTGAGCCTGGACTTAAGCCAAGGGTAATGCCAGCCGGGTCCTATGTGCGGACGAAGGAGTTGCTTTGTGCGAAGCCAGCAAGTATGGCCTGGTGCCCAATGCTGCGCCATTGGGTACCTAAGAGTGGATCACGCCCAAAGAATGTTCCATCCTTCGAAGAATCGTTCGTATGTCCAGCGGCAAGCGAGCAGTTCCCGATGAGGCTCTATGTCGGCTTAGAGATCGATCTTGGGTCGCAATGA
- the groL gene encoding chaperonin GroEL (60 kDa chaperone family; promotes refolding of misfolded polypeptides especially under stressful conditions; forms two stacked rings of heptamers to form a barrel-shaped 14mer; ends can be capped by GroES; misfolded proteins enter the barrel where they are refolded when GroES binds) — MPAKNLLYDENARRALERGVNKVADAVKVTLGPKGRNVVLDKKWGSPTITKDGVSVAKEIELEDPYENMGAQLCKEVASKTNDVAGDGTTTATVLAQAIVNEGLRYVAAGGNPIAVKRGIDKAVEAVVADIKKSSQPIKDKAQVAFVATIAGNDDEIGKHVAEAMDKVGKDGVITVEESKGRETNLEVVEGMQFDRGYISPYFVTDPERMEAVLENPIILIHEKKISNAQEFLPFLEKAAQARRPLLLIAEDIEGDALATIVLNKIRGVLQVAAVKAPGFGDRRKAMLEDIAVLTAGQFISEDLGTKLENVSIDMLGTAKKIIITKEETTIIEGAGKKADVMGRIAQIKAQIEKTDSNYDREKLQERLAKLSGGVAVIKVGASTETELKEKKHRYEDALSATRAAVEEGIVAGGGVTLLAAAGALDKLKLEGDEQTGVNIVKRALEQPLRTIAENAGLEGSVIVEKVRGAKAGFGLNAVNGEIVDMVKSGIVDPAKVTRSTVQNAASIAGLVLTTEALVVEKPEPKKSAPAMPGGGMDGMDF; from the coding sequence ATGCCAGCAAAAAACTTACTTTATGATGAAAACGCACGTCGTGCGCTTGAGCGCGGCGTCAACAAAGTCGCCGATGCAGTTAAGGTCACCCTCGGCCCCAAAGGCCGCAATGTCGTCCTCGATAAGAAGTGGGGAAGCCCCACCATCACCAAGGACGGCGTCAGCGTTGCCAAGGAGATCGAGCTCGAAGATCCTTATGAGAACATGGGCGCCCAGCTCTGCAAGGAAGTTGCGTCCAAGACCAACGATGTTGCCGGAGACGGCACCACCACCGCCACCGTTCTGGCCCAGGCTATCGTTAACGAAGGTCTTCGCTACGTTGCTGCCGGTGGAAACCCGATTGCTGTAAAGCGCGGAATCGACAAGGCTGTTGAGGCTGTCGTCGCCGACATCAAGAAGTCTTCCCAGCCGATCAAGGACAAGGCGCAGGTCGCTTTCGTTGCCACCATCGCCGGAAACGACGATGAGATCGGCAAGCACGTGGCCGAGGCTATGGACAAGGTTGGCAAGGACGGCGTTATCACCGTCGAAGAGTCGAAGGGCCGTGAGACGAACCTTGAAGTTGTCGAAGGTATGCAGTTCGACCGAGGCTACATCAGCCCCTACTTCGTCACCGACCCCGAGCGCATGGAAGCGGTTCTTGAGAACCCGATCATCCTCATCCACGAGAAGAAGATCAGCAACGCGCAGGAGTTCCTGCCGTTCTTGGAGAAAGCCGCTCAGGCTCGCAGGCCACTGCTTCTCATCGCAGAGGATATCGAGGGCGACGCCCTGGCAACCATCGTTCTGAACAAGATCCGTGGCGTCCTTCAGGTCGCTGCCGTCAAGGCTCCTGGTTTCGGCGATCGCCGCAAGGCCATGCTCGAAGACATTGCCGTGCTCACAGCCGGACAATTCATCAGCGAGGACCTCGGCACGAAGCTTGAGAACGTTTCCATCGACATGCTCGGCACCGCGAAGAAGATCATCATCACCAAGGAAGAGACGACGATCATCGAAGGCGCGGGCAAGAAGGCCGACGTCATGGGCCGAATCGCTCAGATCAAGGCTCAGATTGAGAAGACCGACAGCAACTACGACCGCGAAAAGCTGCAAGAGAGACTTGCCAAGCTCAGCGGCGGTGTGGCGGTCATCAAGGTCGGCGCAAGCACTGAGACCGAGCTTAAAGAGAAGAAGCACCGCTACGAGGATGCCCTTTCGGCAACCCGTGCAGCAGTTGAAGAGGGAATCGTCGCTGGTGGCGGCGTGACGCTCCTGGCTGCGGCTGGCGCTCTGGATAAGTTGAAGCTGGAGGGCGACGAGCAGACCGGTGTGAACATCGTGAAGCGCGCGCTCGAGCAGCCTCTGCGCACCATCGCCGAGAACGCGGGCCTTGAGGGCTCCGTAATCGTCGAGAAGGTTCGCGGCGCGAAGGCTGGTTTCGGTCTGAACGCTGTAAACGGCGAGATCGTGGATATGGTCAAGTCCGGCATCGTCGATCCGGCAAAGGTGACGCGGTCAACGGTGCAGAATGCGGCGTCGATTGCAGGCCTGGTGCTGACGACGGAAGCGTTGGTTGTGGAGAAGCCCGAGCCGAAGAAGTCAGCCCCGGCAATGCCCGGCGGCGGCATGGACGGAATGGATTTCTAA
- a CDS encoding PEP-CTERM sorting domain-containing protein, with the protein MKILKYGLPGLAILISAQGVSQAFINGDFEGGTMTGWNIATTTNGTYKFHAVVPFDMNDAEPGGVSLAARFSVGQITNESNIYRGITVTQNLLLEAGTTYRFSHDWAARNYFVFDNFDGGKFNLIVDGASIAEADTMNIFTMTTEYGKLEGFFTATETRQYSIGSQITRRFPIPPGSELILGQYIDNFQVEAVPEPSSICLLVGGIGVLAARRRKRAL; encoded by the coding sequence ATGAAAATTCTCAAATATGGACTGCCAGGGCTGGCAATTCTAATCTCTGCACAAGGAGTGTCGCAGGCATTTATCAATGGTGATTTCGAGGGCGGAACGATGACGGGCTGGAATATCGCTACAACAACCAACGGCACCTATAAATTTCATGCCGTCGTTCCGTTTGATATGAATGATGCCGAGCCTGGGGGCGTGTCCCTTGCTGCTCGATTCAGTGTAGGACAGATCACAAACGAATCGAATATCTATCGTGGAATCACTGTAACTCAGAACCTTCTTCTCGAAGCAGGAACGACGTATCGCTTCTCTCACGACTGGGCTGCGCGCAATTACTTCGTCTTTGACAACTTCGACGGTGGGAAGTTCAACCTGATTGTGGATGGAGCCTCTATCGCTGAGGCGGACACTATGAACATCTTTACGATGACGACCGAATACGGCAAGCTTGAGGGATTCTTTACGGCAACGGAAACTCGACAGTATTCGATCGGTTCACAAATCACCCGCAGATTCCCTATCCCACCTGGATCGGAGTTGATCCTAGGTCAGTACATCGATAACTTTCAAGTTGAGGCTGTTCCAGAGCCAAGCTCGATCTGCCTTTTGGTAGGCGGCATCGGCGTCCTCGCCGCGAGACGACGAAAACGCGCTTTATAG
- a CDS encoding four helix bundle suffix domain-containing protein: MKDDTPLIGPHGGYRGLKAYQMAELVYDSTVAFTRLYIDKKSRTVDQMVQAARSGKQNIAEGSMASGTSKKIELKLVGIARASLEELLLDYEDFLRQNNLECWLKEHAKARYIRKLSYREDRSYKTYKAYIEEKGPSNAANTAICIIHQTNYLLNQLLRQLEQQFLTEGGFTEKLHKVRTDYRKLRI, encoded by the coding sequence GTGAAAGACGACACGCCTCTGATCGGTCCTCACGGCGGTTATCGCGGCCTCAAAGCCTATCAGATGGCAGAACTGGTCTACGATTCAACGGTCGCTTTCACCAGGCTCTACATTGATAAGAAGTCACGCACGGTGGACCAGATGGTGCAGGCCGCAAGAAGCGGCAAACAGAACATTGCCGAAGGAAGCATGGCTTCCGGCACTTCAAAAAAGATCGAACTCAAACTGGTCGGTATAGCACGCGCCAGCCTCGAAGAGCTTCTTCTGGACTATGAAGACTTCCTTCGACAGAACAATCTGGAGTGCTGGCTCAAAGAACACGCCAAGGCACGGTACATTCGCAAGCTATCATACAGGGAAGATAGGTCCTATAAGACATATAAGGCATACATTGAAGAGAAAGGCCCTTCGAACGCAGCCAACACTGCGATCTGTATCATCCACCAAACGAATTACCTCCTCAATCAACTTTTGAGACAGTTGGAACAGCAGTTTTTAACGGAGGGTGGTTTTACAGAAAAACTCCATAAAGTACGTACCGACTATAGGAAGCTCCGCATATAG
- a CDS encoding four helix bundle protein: MEGTKAKGGFKDLDVWQLARELVAEVYELTLRYPQNEQYGIISQLRRAAISIPSNIAEGWGRNTDASFAQFLRIARGSLNEVETLLILSVDLNLVQAEEISRIETNIDDLGRKLYNLTNRLTVGRVREEVATYGSDNGGF, translated from the coding sequence ATGGAGGGTACGAAAGCAAAGGGAGGATTCAAAGACCTTGATGTTTGGCAACTCGCACGCGAGTTAGTCGCCGAAGTCTACGAACTCACACTTCGCTATCCGCAGAACGAGCAATACGGCATCATCAGCCAGCTCCGACGTGCCGCCATCTCGATCCCTTCAAACATCGCAGAAGGTTGGGGGCGAAACACGGATGCTTCCTTCGCGCAGTTCCTGAGAATTGCCCGAGGGTCGCTGAACGAAGTCGAGACACTTCTCATCCTTTCGGTCGATTTGAATTTGGTGCAGGCAGAGGAGATTTCAAGGATCGAAACGAACATCGACGATCTTGGCAGAAAGCTCTATAACCTGACGAATCGGCTAACAGTCGGAAGAGTCCGAGAAGAAGTCGCCACGTACGGCTCGGACAACGGAGGGTTCTGA
- a CDS encoding aminotransferase class III-fold pyridoxal phosphate-dependent enzyme — MKPTTFPGPISKAMLDELHSYVILEPYPFVLDLEKCEGIKVMTVDGQELRDWCSYFGSKLIGHNHPRLYEADYVKRLALAANNKVANPDFLTPQCLEFYRLLHKLAPESMKGPTLEMYAVNSGAEAVENMMKFFVAKFHAKKLKAGKSVTNRRFVYFDRAFHGRTVYALGVTHTMDPVGTKDFHGLMTGGNVKLPFPAIDNDETPAENMRRTVEALQMAEMTLKQMAHEIVGIIVEPLQGAGGNRVALPEFFRGLSELAHKYDVYLGFDEVQTGLGATGKMFAIDHFDLPHPPMAIATGKKFGSGVVYMREPLEDVGVLDSTWGGTLADMVRVVQEYKIVEEEGLIAKAAENGEYLAEKLRGLQAMHPDRVMNIRGMGLYQAFSLTTDELKGQLIKTAREQFGLLLLGAGERTVRMRPNLSVTREDIDELVMRLDQTLQSL, encoded by the coding sequence ATGAAACCAACCACTTTTCCCGGTCCAATCTCCAAAGCCATGCTCGACGAGCTCCACAGCTACGTCATCTTGGAGCCGTATCCCTTCGTGCTGGATCTTGAGAAGTGCGAAGGGATCAAAGTTATGACCGTGGATGGGCAGGAGCTTCGCGACTGGTGCTCCTATTTCGGGTCAAAGCTGATAGGGCACAATCACCCCCGACTCTATGAGGCCGATTATGTGAAGCGCTTGGCTCTCGCCGCAAACAACAAAGTCGCCAATCCGGACTTTCTCACCCCGCAATGCTTGGAGTTTTATCGGCTGCTGCACAAACTCGCGCCCGAATCTATGAAGGGACCGACCCTTGAGATGTATGCGGTCAATTCTGGTGCGGAGGCGGTTGAGAACATGATGAAGTTCTTCGTCGCCAAATTCCACGCCAAGAAGCTGAAAGCGGGGAAGTCGGTGACAAACCGACGCTTTGTGTATTTTGATCGCGCCTTCCACGGGCGCACAGTCTATGCACTTGGCGTGACCCATACGATGGATCCGGTCGGCACAAAAGACTTCCACGGGCTGATGACGGGCGGGAATGTGAAACTGCCATTCCCAGCGATCGACAATGACGAGACACCAGCCGAAAACATGCGCCGCACCGTAGAGGCGCTCCAGATGGCGGAGATGACTCTCAAGCAAATGGCCCACGAGATCGTAGGGATTATCGTTGAGCCGTTGCAGGGCGCTGGGGGGAATCGGGTCGCTCTTCCTGAGTTCTTCCGAGGTTTGAGCGAGCTTGCGCACAAATACGACGTTTATCTTGGATTTGATGAAGTGCAGACTGGACTTGGCGCGACGGGCAAGATGTTCGCCATCGACCACTTTGATCTCCCCCATCCACCAATGGCTATAGCAACCGGGAAGAAGTTCGGTTCTGGCGTGGTGTATATGCGCGAACCTCTGGAGGATGTAGGAGTGCTCGACTCTACTTGGGGCGGCACACTCGCCGACATGGTGCGCGTCGTGCAGGAGTACAAGATCGTTGAGGAGGAAGGGCTTATCGCCAAAGCTGCTGAAAATGGGGAATACCTTGCCGAAAAGCTACGCGGCCTGCAAGCGATGCATCCCGACCGAGTGATGAACATTCGCGGCATGGGCCTCTACCAGGCTTTCTCCTTGACGACAGACGAGTTAAAAGGTCAGTTGATAAAGACAGCACGTGAACAGTTTGGACTATTGCTGCTTGGGGCTGGCGAGCGGACCGTGCGAATGCGTCCCAATTTGAGCGTTACGCGAGAAGACATTGACGAATTGGTAATGCGGTTGGATCAGACTCTGCAGTCGCTTTGA
- the groES gene encoding co-chaperone GroES, whose amino-acid sequence MSKLRPLGDKVVVQIVEASDKTAGGIFLPDSAQKKPQEGKVIAVGDGRILDNGDRVKPSVKEGDKIIFSKYGGNEVTLEGEDYTILSEDQIYAVVK is encoded by the coding sequence ATGTCAAAACTACGACCGCTTGGAGATAAGGTCGTCGTGCAGATTGTCGAAGCCAGCGACAAGACGGCAGGGGGAATTTTCCTTCCTGATTCTGCCCAGAAGAAGCCCCAGGAGGGCAAGGTTATCGCCGTCGGCGACGGACGCATTCTTGACAACGGAGACCGCGTGAAGCCGAGTGTAAAGGAGGGCGACAAGATCATCTTCAGCAAGTACGGCGGAAATGAGGTCACGCTCGAAGGAGAGGACTACACCATCCTGAGCGAGGATCAGATTTACGCTGTTGTGAAGTGA
- a CDS encoding AraC family transcriptional regulator produces the protein MRIQTRHMHGRIVQRILDFVLTHPCGPLRIPDLAHTAGLSRWHIARVFRAQTGESPSEFLRRIRLERAAHRLLNTKIAIGAIGFEAGYQDSPSFTRAFLKAFGTLPSTMRAKKEIDWQLPSDCGFHWRATSAVSAYSPVELTNRGPEVEIIGVDGFTVGRKRIMGSYSNVRQRWIDLYDTILRDRNMPAGTRYLAIYHDSIDRTPIEQLRLDLCVVRPDGLVEPGLECGKMPAGTYVRSKDFFCGEAGNDTWCRMSRHWIPSIGARPHNVPAYEESLICPALHADPPIRIYIGLEIDLEPGR, from the coding sequence ATGAGAATTCAAACTCGGCACATGCACGGAAGGATTGTCCAGCGAATACTCGACTTCGTCCTCACCCATCCATGTGGGCCTTTGCGAATTCCTGACTTGGCCCACACAGCGGGTTTATCCCGTTGGCACATTGCCCGTGTCTTTCGTGCTCAAACCGGGGAGTCCCCGTCCGAGTTCCTCCGCCGAATCCGGCTCGAAAGGGCTGCTCACAGGCTTCTCAATACGAAAATCGCGATTGGAGCGATAGGTTTTGAAGCAGGCTACCAAGACAGCCCTAGCTTCACCCGAGCGTTTTTGAAAGCCTTCGGAACTCTTCCCTCGACCATGAGAGCCAAAAAAGAGATTGATTGGCAACTCCCCTCAGACTGCGGCTTTCATTGGAGAGCGACATCCGCTGTATCCGCATACAGTCCCGTTGAACTTACAAATCGAGGACCCGAAGTCGAGATCATTGGGGTTGATGGCTTTACGGTCGGACGTAAAAGAATCATGGGAAGCTACTCAAACGTCCGGCAGCGATGGATCGACCTTTACGATACTATCCTAAGAGATCGGAACATGCCCGCCGGGACCCGCTACCTCGCTATCTACCATGATTCGATTGACAGGACACCCATCGAACAGCTACGACTCGACCTGTGTGTGGTACGCCCTGACGGCCTGGTTGAACCTGGACTAGAGTGTGGGAAGATGCCAGCCGGGACATACGTTCGCTCAAAAGACTTTTTCTGTGGAGAGGCTGGAAACGACACTTGGTGTCGTATGTCGAGACACTGGATTCCCTCTATTGGTGCACGTCCTCACAACGTACCGGCTTACGAGGAATCTCTGATCTGTCCCGCACTCCACGCTGACCCGCCCATACGAATCTACATTGGTCTTGAGATCGACTTAGAGCCCGGGCGTTAG
- a CDS encoding PepSY domain-containing protein — translation MFRFTRSLHKIIGLIAALFLAIIAVTGFLLATKDTFGWIKPPSSKGAKMESFGEVVPMNQVGEAVFALGIAELKVWADIERVDYRPSKNIFKVLSERGYHEIQVDGKTGEVLSVSSRNDQLSEDIHDLSFFADWMHAYWLPVVAVILLTLAISGVGMYFTPVVRRWKFKRKSKE, via the coding sequence ATGTTTCGTTTCACACGCTCACTCCACAAAATCATCGGACTCATAGCCGCACTGTTCCTCGCAATCATCGCGGTCACCGGCTTTCTGCTCGCCACCAAAGACACCTTTGGCTGGATAAAACCTCCTTCGTCCAAGGGCGCGAAAATGGAGAGCTTTGGAGAGGTTGTGCCCATGAACCAAGTTGGGGAAGCCGTTTTTGCTCTCGGAATAGCAGAGTTAAAGGTTTGGGCAGATATTGAGCGAGTCGACTATCGACCCTCGAAGAACATCTTCAAGGTTCTAAGCGAAAGGGGCTACCATGAAATCCAGGTCGATGGCAAGACGGGAGAGGTGCTAAGCGTCTCGTCCCGAAACGATCAGCTCTCCGAAGACATCCATGACCTTAGCTTTTTTGCCGATTGGATGCACGCATATTGGCTTCCTGTGGTTGCGGTGATTCTTCTAACGCTTGCCATCAGCGGTGTGGGGATGTACTTTACACCGGTGGTGAGGCGGTGGAAGTTTAAACGGAAATCCAAGGAGTAG